A stretch of Primulina tabacum isolate GXHZ01 chromosome 13, ASM2559414v2, whole genome shotgun sequence DNA encodes these proteins:
- the LOC142522258 gene encoding protein FLX-like 1 isoform X1 produces MSARNRGPPLPAKGGAHVGLPQPPLQESPFSRGLGGVPHRSLLEEMRDSHYSLGGGPRQPPTHPVFIKERLAAQHDEIQALLVDNQRFAATHVALRQELEVAQYELQRDDNFARSLHAENELQMREFYEKSVKMESELHAVNAMRAELMQVHMDMKELTAVRQDLNAQVQMMTQDLSRVASDLQKIPAIKAEIEGLRHEMEQTRGAIEHEKKAFAESFEHGKVMESKLISMAREMEKLRAELANAEKRAHAAAVGNPGVSYNVNYGNPELGYPGNPYSGSYSMVPANSMHQAPTGTEGYPQYGTGPGAWVPYDAQRAQGPYDSQRAKVPYDSQRAQGPR; encoded by the exons ATGTCGGCAAGAAATAGAGGACCTCCCCTTCCAGCTAAAGGAGGTGCACATGTTGGGCTGCCTCAGCCTCCACTACAAGAATCTCCTTTTTCAAGAGGCCTTGGAGGAGTGCCACATCGTTCCCTGCTCGAAGAAATGAGGGATTCTCATTATAGTTTGGGAGGAGGCCCCAGACAGCCCCCAACTCATCCTGTCTTCATAAAGGAGAGGTTGGCAGCTCAACATGATGAAATCCAGGCTCTGCTAGTTGATAACCAAAGGTTCGCTGCAACGCATGTAGCGCTTAGGCAGGAATTAGAGGTTGCCCAGTATGAACTACAGCGTGATGATAATTTTGCTCGGTCGCTGCATGCAGAGAATGAGTTACAGATGAGGGAATTTTATGAGAAATCTGTTAAGATGGAAAGTGAACTTCATGCTGTTAACGCCATGAGGGCTGAGCTTATGCAAGTGCATATGGATATGAAGGAGTTAACAGCTGTTAGGCAAGATCTTAACGCTCAGGTCCAAATGATGACTCAGGATTTGTCTAGAGTTGCCTCAGATTTGCAGAAGATTCCAGCCATCAAGGCCGAAATTGAAGGCTTGAGGCATGAAATGGAGCAAACTAG GGGTGCAATCGAGCATGAGAAGAAAGCATTTGCAGAAAGCTTTGAGCATGGTAAGGTGATGGAGAGTAAGTTAATATCAATGGCAAGAGAGATGGAAAAACTTCGAGCTGAGTTGGCTAATGCAGAAAAAAGAGCGCATGCTGCTGCTGTTGGGAATCCAG GAGTAAGTTATAATGTGAATTACGGTAATCCTGAATTGGGATATCCAGGAAATCCTTATTCTGGGAGCTATAGCATGGTACCCGCAAATTCAATGCATCAG GCACCTACTGGGACAGAAGGTTATCCCCAGTATGGAACTGGACCTGGTGCTTGGGTTCCCTATGATGCTCAGCGAGCTCAAGGCCCCTATGATTCTCAGAGAGCTAAAGTCCCCTATGATTCTCAGAGAGCTCAAGGCCCTAGATAA
- the LOC142522258 gene encoding protein FLX-like 1 isoform X2, giving the protein MSARNRGPPLPAKGGAHVGLPQPPLQESPFSRGLGGVPHRSLLEEMRDSHYSLGGGPRQPPTHPVFIKERLAAQHDEIQALLVDNQRFAATHVALRQELEVAQYELQRDDNFARSLHAENELQMREFYEKSVKMESELHAVNAMRAELMQVHMDMKELTAVRQDLNAQVQMMTQDLSRVASDLQKIPAIKAEIEGLRHEMEQTRGAIEHEKKAFAESFEHGKVMESKLISMAREMEKLRAELANAEKRAHAAAVGNPVLIFVGVCYIGLFSCSFWFIV; this is encoded by the exons ATGTCGGCAAGAAATAGAGGACCTCCCCTTCCAGCTAAAGGAGGTGCACATGTTGGGCTGCCTCAGCCTCCACTACAAGAATCTCCTTTTTCAAGAGGCCTTGGAGGAGTGCCACATCGTTCCCTGCTCGAAGAAATGAGGGATTCTCATTATAGTTTGGGAGGAGGCCCCAGACAGCCCCCAACTCATCCTGTCTTCATAAAGGAGAGGTTGGCAGCTCAACATGATGAAATCCAGGCTCTGCTAGTTGATAACCAAAGGTTCGCTGCAACGCATGTAGCGCTTAGGCAGGAATTAGAGGTTGCCCAGTATGAACTACAGCGTGATGATAATTTTGCTCGGTCGCTGCATGCAGAGAATGAGTTACAGATGAGGGAATTTTATGAGAAATCTGTTAAGATGGAAAGTGAACTTCATGCTGTTAACGCCATGAGGGCTGAGCTTATGCAAGTGCATATGGATATGAAGGAGTTAACAGCTGTTAGGCAAGATCTTAACGCTCAGGTCCAAATGATGACTCAGGATTTGTCTAGAGTTGCCTCAGATTTGCAGAAGATTCCAGCCATCAAGGCCGAAATTGAAGGCTTGAGGCATGAAATGGAGCAAACTAG GGGTGCAATCGAGCATGAGAAGAAAGCATTTGCAGAAAGCTTTGAGCATGGTAAGGTGATGGAGAGTAAGTTAATATCAATGGCAAGAGAGATGGAAAAACTTCGAGCTGAGTTGGCTAATGCAGAAAAAAGAGCGCATGCTGCTGCTGTTGGGAATCCAG TTCTCATTTTTGTGGGAGTCTGCTATATTGGCTTGTTCAGTTGCAGTTTTTGGTTCATTGTTTGA
- the LOC142522254 gene encoding trifunctional UDP-glucose 4,6-dehydratase/UDP-4-keto-6-deoxy-D-glucose 3,5-epimerase/UDP-4-keto-L-rhamnose-reductase RHM1-like, which yields MSTFTPKNILITGAAGFIASHVANRLIRNYPEYKIIVLDKLDYCSNLKNLLPSKSSPNFKFVKGDIGSADLVNYLLVAENIDTIMHFAAQTHVDNSFGNSFEFTKNNIYGTHVLLEACKVTKQIRRFIHVSTDEVYGETDEDAVVGNHEASQLLPTNPYSATKAGAEMLVMAYGRSYGLPVITTRGNNVYGPNQFPEKLIPKFILLAMKGKTLPIHGDGSNVRSYLYCEDVAEAFEVILHKGEVGHVYNIGTKKERRVTDVARDVCNLFDMDPDKSIQFVENRPFNDQRYFLDDQKLKNLGWFERTTWGDGLKKTIEWYTSNPDWWGDVSGALLPHPRMLMMTGGIERHFSEAENYESGKSEFAENSNQVNMLVPASKSSPSPQKPSLKFLIYGRTGWIGGLLGKLCEKQGIPYEYGKGRLQDRTQLLADILAVKPTHVFNAAGVTGRPNVDWCETHKTETIRTNVAGTLNLADLCREHGLLMMNFATGCIFEYNDSHPEGSGIGFKEEDTPNFIGSFYSKTKAMVEELLKEYDNVCTLRVRMPISADLNNSRNFITKISRYDKVVNIPNSMTILDELLPISIEMAKRNLRGIWNFTNPGVVSHNEILEMYKKYIDPEFKWTNFTLEEQAKVIVAPRSNNEMDASKLKKEFPELLSIKESLIKTVFEPNRKTPAE from the exons ATGTCGACATTCACGCCCAAGAATATCCTAATTACTGGGGCCGCTGGATTCATTGCATCTCATGTGGCCAATAGGCTTATCCGAAACTACCCCGAGTACAAGATCATTGTCCTCGACAAACTTGACTACTGTTCCAATCTCAAAAATCTTCTTCCCTCCAAATCATCTCCCAACTTCAAGTTTGTCAAGGGTGACATTGGGAGTGCCGACCTTGTCAACTACCTTCTCGTTGCCGAGAACATCGATACTATAATGCATTTTGCAGCCCAGACCCATGTTGATAATTCTTTTGGCAACAGTTTCGAGTTCACCAAAAACAACATTTATGGTACCCACGTTCTATTGGAGGCATGCAAAGTTACTAAACAGATCAGGAGGTTCATCCATGTTAGCACAGATGAGGTGTACGGGGAGACTGATGAAGATGCCGTTGTTGGAAATCACGAGGCCTCACAACTCCTGCCAACAAACCCATACTCAGCAACAAAAGCTGGGGCTGAAATGCTTGTTATGGCTTACGGTAGGTCTTACGGCTTGCCCGTGATTACCACTCGCGGGAACAACGTTTATGGTCCGAATCAGTTTCCAGAAAAGTTGATCCCAAAGTTTATACTTCTAGCCATGAAGGGTAAAACTCTCCCAATTCATGGTGATGGTTCAAATGTGCGAAGTTATCTTTACTGTGAGGATGTTGCCGAGGCATTTGAAGTCATTCTTCACAAAGGTGAAGTCGGTCATGTTTACAACATAGGAACTAAGAAGGAGAGAAGAGTCACTGATGTTGCCAGAGATGTATGCAATCTATTTGACATGGATCCGGACAAGAGTATTCAGTTTGTGGAAAATAGGCCATTTAATGATCAGAGATACTTCCTTGATGACCAGAAGCTGAAGAATTTGGGTTGGTTTGAAAGGACCACATGGGGAGATGGTTTAAAAAAGACCATTGAGTGGTACACTAGCAATCCTGATTGGTGGGGTGATGTGTCTGGTGCCCTCCTTCCTCATCCTAGAATGCTGATGATGACTGGTGGAATAGAAAGGCATTTCAGCGAAGCTGAGAATTACGAATCTGGAAAATCCGAGTTTGCTGAAAATTCTAACCAGGTGAATATGTTGGTGCCAGCTTCCAAAAGCAGCCCTTCACCACAAAAACCATCCCTCAAATTTTTGATCTATGGTAGGACGGGGTGGATTGGTGGGTTGCTTGGGAAATTGTGTGAAAAACAGGGTATTCCATACGAATATGGGAAAGGGCGTCTGCAGGATCGCACACAGCTTTTGGCAGACATCCTTGCTGTGAAGCCAACACATGTTTTTAATGCTGCTGGTGTAACTGGACGCCCCAATGTTGATTGGTGTGAGACTCACAAGACTGAAACAATCCGTACCAATGTTGCTGGTACTTTGAACTTGGCGGATTTATGCAGAGAGCATGGTCTACTGATGATGAATTTTGCCACAGGGTGTATATTTGAATACAATGATTCACACCCTGAAGGTTCTGGCATTGGGTTTAAGGAGGAAGACACCCCCAACTTCATTGGTTCCTTCTATTCAAAGACCAAGGCCATG GTGGAGGAGCTCTTGAAAGAATATGACAATGTCTGTACACTCAGAGTTCGGATGCCAATATCTGCAGACCTGAACAACTCACGCAATTTCATCACTAAGATTTCCCGCTACGATAAGGTCGTTAACATTCCCAACAGTATGACAATCTTGGATGAGCTTCTTCCGATTTCAATCGAAATGGCAAAACGAAACCTTAGAGGCATATGGAACTTCACAAATCCTGGCGTCGTAAGCCACAATGAAATTTTGGAGATGTACAAGAAATACATTGATCCTGAATTTAAGTGGACCAACTTCACACTggaagagcaagccaaggtcatAGTTGCTCCTAGAAGTAACAACGAGATGGATGCCTCCAAGTTGAAGAAAGAGTTTCCGGAGTTGTTGTCGATTAAGGAGTCGCTTATCAAGACCGTTTTTGAGCCGAACAGGAAAACTCCAGCTGAGTGA